In Helianthus annuus cultivar XRQ/B chromosome 9, HanXRQr2.0-SUNRISE, whole genome shotgun sequence, the following are encoded in one genomic region:
- the LOC110877614 gene encoding methyl-CpG-binding domain-containing protein 2 — MQQSRSPKITIKMGGKRPEIALPDVNINHETSQKDQTAPDGPSVPSHTDEKETDENVLDASLSEYSTDDEDKDTDTPLCDDSQKQIVLYDHSLNVSEPVKTVKKPKSDKPLLSSKSPPEVGAFTVQCANCLKWRLIPDQEKYEVIREHITEQPFTCETTHQWNRVVSCDDPTDIEQDGTRIWAIDKPNIAQPPPGWKRLLRLRREGSSKFADVYYASPTGEKLRSLPDVVKYLKDHPEHSQGIGLARFSFQIPRPLKENYVRKRSKTAATTSPGYLEPPLVVPVQWAGPEQKMNVQLAEPLSWAGPMENQDGMPAYLKTPELDPVNRAAKKAKIYDINCL, encoded by the exons ATGCAGCAGTCTCGTTCTCCCAAAATCACCATCAAAATGGGAGGTAAAAGACCCGAGATTGCGCTGCCTGACGTTAACATTAATCACGAAACTTCACAAAAAGACCAGACTGCCCCTGATGGACCTAGTGTACCTTCACACACTGATGAAAAAGAAACCGATGAAAATGTTTTAGACGCTTCTTTATCCGAATACAGCACAGACGATGAAGATAAAGATACCGATACCCCTTTATGTGACGATTCCCAAAAACAAATCGTGCTTTACGATCACTCTCTAAATGTTTCCGAGCCGGTCAAAACCGTAAAGAAACCGAAGTCGGATAAACCCTTGTTGTCTTCTAAATCACCGCCTGAGGTCGGTGCGTTCACCGTCCAATGCGCGAATTGTTTGAAATGGAGATTAATCCCGGACCAAGAGAAATACGAAGTGATCCGCGAACACATCACTGAACAACCGTTTACGTGTGAAACAACCCATCAATGGAATCGTGTTGTTTCGTGTGATGATCCGACTGATATTGAGCAAGACGGGACCCGAATATGGGCTATCGATAAACCCAACATTGCACAACCACCGCCCGGGTGGAAGCGGCTTTTGAGGCTTAGACGTGAAGGCAGCTCGAAATTCGCTGATGT ATATTATGCATCACCAACAGGCGAGAAACTTCGTTCACTTCCCGATGTCGTCAA ATATTTGAAGGATCACCCCGAACATTCACAAGGGATCGGATTAGCGCGGTTTTCTTTTCAAATCCCGAGACCATTAAAGGAGAACTATGTGAGAAAACGTTCTAAAACGGCGGCAACCACTTCACCAGGATATCTTGAACCACCACTAG TTGTACCGGTGCAATGGGCAGGTCCGGAACAGAAGATGAACGTGCAGCTTG CCGAACCCTTATCATGGGCGGGACCAATGGAGAACCAAGATGGTATGCCTGCATATTTAAAGACACCAGAGCTTGATCCTGTGAACAGGGCTGCGAAGAAGGCGAAAATATATGATATCAATTGTTTATGA